GCGGCCACGACCCGGGGTGTGCTGGTCGAGCATCCCGCTGCACGCAGTCGCGCTGGAGAGTTTTTCGATCGCATCGCCTCGAGGTTCCACCCACACGGGGTCTCGTCGAAGCTGGACATCGTCGTGGTTCCGCCTCTCTACGGTGGCTCGCTACCGGTGGCAAAGGCCTGCGCGAGCGCTTTTCGCAGCCTCGGACACCGGGTCCGCGAAGTCGACCTATCACCTTTCCTGCCCGCGTATCGTGAGATTCTTCGCGCGTCCGAAGATGATCGCCTGAGCGCGCGCGGCTCTCGCTTGATCGCGAGTCTGATCCGTGTGATCGGCGAGACCGTTCTCTCAGACTTCGAGATCGACCCACCCGATCTCGTGTTTGCGCTCGCTCAGGCTCCGCTGGATGAGCCCACTCTCGAGCGTATGGGTCAACTCGGAGTCACGCGCGCATTCTGGTTCTGTGAGGACTTTCACGTCATGTCGTACTGGCGGGATATTTCTCGCTTCTACGACACGATCTTCCACGTACAGCCAGACGACTTTTCCGGCCCTCTTCGCGAAGCGGGTGTTCACGGTTTTCCGTTGCCCATGGGTTTTGATCCCGAACTGCATCGACCGATCACACCAGATCCGGAAGCAGTGGATCGTTACGGGTGCGATCTGAGCTTCATCGGAGCGGGTTATCACAATCGCGTACAGCTCTTGCAGTCTCTCTTTTCTCAAGGGCTGCGGATCTACGGAACCGAGTGGCCCATGACTCGGCCATTCCAGCGGGTGATGCCGGAACCAAATCAGCGTCAGTCGAGCGAAAACTCCAACCTCATATTCAACTGCACCCGCATCAACTTGAATCTGCACTCATCGCCCTGGTGCGATGGTGTCAATCCAGCTGGCGACTTTTTGAACCCGCGAACCTTCGAACTGGCGGGCGCCCGCGCATTCCAGCTGGTCGATGTCCGACGCGACCTTCCGAATTCGTTCGAACCCGGTGTCGAAGTGGAGACGTTCTCGGATGTGAACGAGTGCCGAAAGAAGATCCGCTACTACCTGGAACACGAAGACGAACAACGCGAGATGGCCGAGCACGCCTATACCCGGGCGCTGAACGAACACACATACCGGCATCGTATGGAGCTGGCGATCCAGGCCCTGGAAGCGGCTCCTGTTCCGCTGGTGCCGCGAAGTAGATTGCTGCCCACCGCGGGTGCAATCTCCAGTCACCTGGGCGACGACGAAGTTCTGGGGCAGGTGCTCCAGCGTCTGAATCCCGAAACCGTGATCGATTCCCACAGCATCGCACTGGCCGTCTCCGCAGGTAAGGGGCCGCTGAGTCGCGAGGAGAAGATCCTGCTCCTCATGTGCGAGCTGCGCAGCGAAGTGAGTGTGGTCGAGAACCCGCCAGAGGAAGCGGATCAGGAGGTCGCCGCGTGAAGCGCATCGGCATCCTCAACCTGACCCGTTTCGGCGATCTGGTGCAGACGACACCGGTTCTGTGTGGGCTGCGCAAGCGCTATCCGGACGCCGAGCTTCACCTGATCGTGAAGTCCCGGTTTCGTCTGGTGGCCGACATGCTCCCGTGTGTCGACGCAATCCACGAAATCGATGGTGACGAGCTGGCTCGAGCCCTGGCCGATCCGGAATCGAGCTTCGTGGAGGCGTACGAGAAGATCACTTCCGTGGTCGATCGTCTGGCCGAGATCGAGGTCGACGTCATGTACAACCTGACGCACTCGCGAGCATCGGCCGTCCTGCTTTCGTTGCTCGAAGCCAAGGAGCGAGTCGGGTACTCGATCGACCGCGAAGGTCTCAGGCACGTAGAGAACCCGTGGCTGGCCCATATGGGTACCTTGGTATGTGCACGGCGTCTGAACCGCTTCAACCTGGTCGATATGTATCTGGGAGCAGCGGGATTGCTGGGATGCGGCGAGCGGATGTCGGTGAGGATCAGTTCATCCGCTCGCGAGTTCGCGGAAGCGATCCTTCCACACGGACCCCACTATCTCGCCGTCCAGCTCGGCGCCAGTTCGGATACCAAGACCTGGTCGATCGAGCGTTACGCCGCGACTCTGCGAGCACTCGCACAGCGTCTCGACGGACTTCAGGTGGTGCTCGTCGGTGTCGGGTCCGAATCCGATGCAGCTGAGCGCCTGGTCTCGGAGTGCCCGGGTGTGGAGTTCATATGGCTCATCGGTCAGACGGAGGTCGCTCAGCTGGCGGCGGTGATCGAGCGTTGCGACCTGCTTCTGACCGGGGATACCGGCACGATGCACCTGGCTGGCGCTGTCGGTACAAAAACCTGCGCGGTGTTCGTCGGGCTCGGTACACCCTGGGAGACGGGTGTTTACGCGGAAGGGAACTACGCCCTGATGTCGCGTATCGACTGCGCGCCCTGCCAGCACGATCGACAATGTGGTCATCCGGTTTGTCACACGGATATTCCCACGGAGTGGCTTGCGGAGCTGATCGAGCGTCTCCTTCTGGGAAAAGGCATCGACGAACTTCCGGCTGCACCGCGCGCCGACCTGTTTCGCACGTGTTTCGACGAAGACGGACTCCTGGATCTGGTTCCCCAACACGAGCGCGCAGCGACACCCAACGATCTGATGGGCCTGGCCTGGCGGGCGCTCTTTCTCGAACATCTCGCGCGAATTCCCGTCGATGTGAATCGGATCTGGAGGCGCGCCGAGTTGCGCTATGGCATCGCACCGTGGGAATGGTGCTCCATCTTGCCGGAGACCATCAACGCCGATCTCGATCGCCTCGAAGCGCTCGGACGAGAGGCCGTCAAGATGGCGAGTGAGTTGAGTCGATTACGGGAGAGCCATCCGGAGATATCCAAGATCGGCTCCCGCCTCGAGCAGTGCGACGAAGCAATTCTGGAAATCGCTCGCAGCGAGCCTCTTCTCGCACCTGCGGGGCTTTCGCTCGAAGGTTCCCTCGAAGGTCTTCCCGACGGCGATCTGCCTCTGCTCTCTTCCATGAGTTCCGGTTACTACCAGGCACTGGTCAACGAAGCACTTGCATTGCGAAAACTCTTCAACGCCCCCAAAGAACAACGCTCCCAAGGAGGTCCGGCACAATGATCGAGCTGGAAGTCAACGGCCATCGACAGAACGTGGAGCCCTCCACTACGCAAGAGCTTCGCTCGCTCGTGGAGAAGCAACTTCCAAGCGGTCACGTGATTCGCCGCATCGACGTCAACGGTGGGCAGTTCGACGAGGCCAAACTGGAAGAGGTCGATCTGACGCGACTCAATACCGTCACGGTGCAGAGTTCGAGCACTTCAGCGGTCGCGTACGAAAGCCTGGCCGAAACGTCGGAGTGGATCGGTCGCATCTGCGGAGTGCTGGCGGAGATTGCCGAGGACTATCGTCTGGGTCGAACGGCCCAGGGCACGGGCCGTCTCGTCGATGTCGTCGATGCGCTCCAGGTGCTGGTCCCGCTACTGAGCGGCATCAACAAATTCATCGAGATACCCGAGGCGGAGCGCAGCGAGTTCGAATGCGTCTGGTCCGAAGCTGAAAAGGGTCTCTGCTCATCGATCGAGGGCTTGTTCGAAGAGTTGAAGGACGCAGATCCGGTCCTGTTGGCCGATCGAACCGGTTACACGCTGCCCGCAGCTCTGAAGCACTTTCAGGAGGTACTGGACCGCCCGTGAGGACGGAAGAACGACGCGAGTATTTCCGCATCCACGCGTTCGCGCGCGTTGGATTCCGTCCGCTCGCAGTCGGGGACCTCGATAGTGCACGCCGCCGGATTCGCGCAAGGAATGTGCCGGCCATACTCAGTCCGGGATCGACGACGGAGGCGGGACTTTCGGCGGAACGACGCATTGAACTCGACTTGTTACGCCATATTGCGCTCACTCTCGAGCGCATCGATCGCCGCATGGAAGACACTCTCGCCCGACGTTCGGCCACAGCGCTGGGTGCCTGCAAGTACGCGCCCGTCGAGATCTCCTTGTCGGGGGCGGGTTTCTCCGGACCCTTTGAGCTGTCGATCGACTCCGACGAACTCGTCGAGGTCGACCTGGATCTCTGGGAGTCCGGTCTACCGTGCATTCCAGCCATTGCGCGGGCCGTTGCGTCAACCGCCGAAGATCCGCGAATCAATTCCTTCTGCTTTGAGGAACTCCACCCCGAAGACGAAGACCAGATCGTGAGACTCACGCTCCAAAGTCAACTCAGGCTCTGAAAGAGGAGCGTGAAGAGGTACTGATATGAACGAAAATCGACCCAGAATTCTGCTGATTGGCGGCACCTATCGCGCATTGTGCGTGTTGGAGCGCTTGCTCGAGCGAGGTGACCGCGTCGTCGCCTTCATCGGACTGGAAGGCGGAAATCCAGGTGAGCGCGACTTCTGTCCCGAAGTGATGGATATCTGCGATCGCTCTTCTATTCCGGCGCGAAGTGGCCACAAACTCGGTGAAGAGGTGATCCGCTGGCTCGAGGACCGAATTCGTCCCGAACTGGTGATCGCGGTTGGCGTGAACGCCGACATCCCCGTTGCAATCGGCGGAAACTGCAGGCACGGACTCGTCGAAGTCATCGATTCCTTCCATTCGGAAGAGTGCCCAGGTGTCGTCTTGCGCCAGCGAGGACAGGTGGTCATGCAGCGTGATCTCCAGAAGTCGGACGATGACGAGGATGCGGGAGACGCCTATCTGCGGATGCTCGATGAGGCGCTGAGTTGTCTGGGCGAATACCTCGACGAGATCGCACCCCCGGTTGCCACGCTTCCCGTGCGCGTTCCCTACCGTCCGGAAAACGTTCTCATGCATTCGATACCTACTTCGGAACTCGACGCAGATGCCGGGCGCGAGACGGAAGCGTTGGAGCGCGAGGTCGCGGCGTATACCGGCGCTGAGCACGTATTCGCTATGCGCTCCGGAATCGATGCCCACCGCTTGCTACTGGAGGCGCTGGAAGTCGGCAATGGCGATCATCTGGTGCTTCCAGGTCTCGCGTCGGCGAGCCTCTCCGAGGCGGTACGCGAGAGTGAGGCGCGGGCAGTTTTTGCCGATGTCCTTCCCGACCGACTGACGGTGAACCCCGAGCGTGTGGAGGCGGCGATCGATCTTTCGACCCGCGTGCTCTACGTTTCGCATCCACTCGGACAAGCTGCGGATCTCGATCTCCTCTACGAGATGGCCGCGAGCAAGAACATCGAACTGATCGAGGATGCGGGAGACAGCCTGGGCGCGTGCTTCGGCGACTCGCGGCTCGGGCGTAGTCCCAGCACAGCGGTATTTCGTCTTCCTCTTACGACGACCGCGCCGAGTTCCGACGCCACACTCGTGACGCTGTCCGACGCACTGGCTGAGCGCTTCGAACCGCTGGTCAAAGGACTGCGTCTGGGCGACGGCCTGGCCCGATGCGCGCGTCAGGAGCTGACGACACTCGACGATCGCATCGCCGTCCGGCGGAGAAACGCGAGCACCTATTCCGCGGAGTTCAGCCGTTACGATGCCTTTCGCGTGCCCGCTACGCCCGAGGGTGCTCTGTCAATCTACAGCAACTATCTGCTTCGACTGACGCGCTTTGCGCGCACATCGGCTGACGATATGAGCAAGCTCATGGCCGAAGCCGGTATCGAGACACGACGTCTGCTCGTACCGCTGC
This genomic interval from bacterium contains the following:
- a CDS encoding glycosyltransferase; this translates as MEYLHSNLAALRPAQPELARRLETCASRPSIELVASRSGGPSIRVDRRLEASAQDPEAEARALARHFLERAGAAGAERLIVFGIGVHTLRFLEDFDGDILVVEPSTELCRRVFEHIDLSSVLGRIEFEIGNDVAAVLRHPVFAATTRGVLVEHPAARSRAGEFFDRIASRFHPHGVSSKLDIVVVPPLYGGSLPVAKACASAFRSLGHRVREVDLSPFLPAYREILRASEDDRLSARGSRLIASLIRVIGETVLSDFEIDPPDLVFALAQAPLDEPTLERMGQLGVTRAFWFCEDFHVMSYWRDISRFYDTIFHVQPDDFSGPLREAGVHGFPLPMGFDPELHRPITPDPEAVDRYGCDLSFIGAGYHNRVQLLQSLFSQGLRIYGTEWPMTRPFQRVMPEPNQRQSSENSNLIFNCTRINLNLHSSPWCDGVNPAGDFLNPRTFELAGARAFQLVDVRRDLPNSFEPGVEVETFSDVNECRKKIRYYLEHEDEQREMAEHAYTRALNEHTYRHRMELAIQALEAAPVPLVPRSRLLPTAGAISSHLGDDEVLGQVLQRLNPETVIDSHSIALAVSAGKGPLSREEKILLLMCELRSEVSVVENPPEEADQEVAA